A stretch of Passer domesticus isolate bPasDom1 chromosome 23, bPasDom1.hap1, whole genome shotgun sequence DNA encodes these proteins:
- the SMIM35 gene encoding small integral membrane protein 35 isoform X1, producing the protein MDPRAGQEPLKVIGVVLGIGLALLFLASFGYTFIRCLPLTAKQRGALTPLPPLPRASPGPDFVFSLYHSRGLGSVALELVPPFSISGSLGTSGTGYEPFHKQRP; encoded by the exons ATGGACCCCCGGGCAG GACAAGAGCCCCTCAAGGTGATCGGGGTCGTCCTGGGCATCGGGCTGGCCCTGCTCTTCCTGGCCAGTTTTGGCTACACCTTCATCCGCTG cctgccaCTCACGGCAAAGCAAAGGGGGGCCCTGACacccctccctcctctccctcgtGCCTCCCCAGGGCCTGACTTTGTCTTCAGCCTGTACCACTCGCG cggGCTGGGGTCGGTGGCACTGGAGCTGGTGCCCCCGTTCAGCATCAGCGGCTCGCTGGGCACCTCGGGCACTGGCTACGAGCCCTTCCACAAGCAGAGGCCGTGA
- the SMIM35 gene encoding small integral membrane protein 35 isoform X2 produces MDPRAGQEPLKVIGVVLGIGLALLFLASFGYTFIRWYRRGRGQRRPDFVFSLYHSRGLGSVALELVPPFSISGSLGTSGTGYEPFHKQRP; encoded by the exons ATGGACCCCCGGGCAG GACAAGAGCCCCTCAAGGTGATCGGGGTCGTCCTGGGCATCGGGCTGGCCCTGCTCTTCCTGGCCAGTTTTGGCTACACCTTCATCCGCTGGTaccggcggggccgcgggcagcggc GGCCTGACTTTGTCTTCAGCCTGTACCACTCGCG cggGCTGGGGTCGGTGGCACTGGAGCTGGTGCCCCCGTTCAGCATCAGCGGCTCGCTGGGCACCTCGGGCACTGGCTACGAGCCCTTCCACAAGCAGAGGCCGTGA